The following proteins are co-located in the Eptesicus fuscus isolate TK198812 chromosome 9, DD_ASM_mEF_20220401, whole genome shotgun sequence genome:
- the RNF207 gene encoding RING finger protein 207 has translation MSGAIFAPLEGPGILDAASGHPLVCPLCHAQYERPCLLDCFHHFCAGCLRGRAADGRLACPLCRHQTVVKGPSGLPPVDRLLQFLVDSSGDGLEVVRCANCDLECGQQDAETTYFCNTCGQPLCARCREETHRARMFARHDIVALGQRSRDVLQKCALHAEPYIMFSTDKKSLLCIRCFRDLQGESRAHCVDLESAYVQGCERLEQAVLAVKALQTATREAIALLQAMLEEVRRSAAEEEASIHSLFGSLQDKLAERKALLLQAVQSQYEEKDKAFKVQLSHLATLLPTLQVHLVICSSFLSLASKAEFLDLGYELMERLQGIATRPHRLRPAQSSKIVSDHRAEFARCLEPLLLPPGPRRAAGAGGGPSPLAGVSGPKVLVPSCPSPVGKMLGSPVQKPTLHRSIGTKVLLAEGEDTPFLEHCRHYEDSYRRLQAEMQSLKDQVQELHRDLTKHHSLIKAEIMGDILRKALQVDAQIASEYASVEGMRAAFQEMWEESYQRVANEQEIYEAQLYDLLQLKQENAYLTTITKQITPYIRSIAKVKERLEPRFQAPVDEESEQLQDLGDDSASDEAQARSDPVCGADKREKTSEPRGNSRTPHSLTEEPPLQNKDPHRPKARNGGDVPPRRERPT, from the exons ACACCAGACGGTGGTGAAAGGCCCCAGCGGGCTCCCCCCGGTGGACCGGCTGCTGCAGTTCCTCGTGGACAGCTCCGGGGACGGCCTGGAGGTGGTGCGCTGTGCCAACTGCGACCTGGAGTGcggccagcag GACGCCGAGACCACGTACTTCTGCAACACGTGCGGGCAGCCGCTGTGTGCGCGCTGCCGCGAGGAGACGCACCGGGCCCGCATGTTCGCGCGCCACGACATCGTGGCCCTGGGCCAGCGCAGCCGCGACGTGCTCCAGAAGTGCG cgctGCACGCGGAGCCCTACATCATGTTCTCCACCGACAAGAAGTCGCTGCTGTGCATCCGCTGCTTCCGGGACCTGCAGGG GGAGAGCCGAGCCCACTGTGTGGACCTGGAGTCGGCCTACGTGCAGGGCTGCGAGCGGCTGGAGCAGGCGGTGCTG GCCGTGAAGGCCCTGCAGACGGCCACGCGGGAGGCCATCGCGCTGCTGCAGGCGATGCTGGAGGAGGTGCGGCGCAGCGCGGCGGAGGAGGAGGCCTCCATCCACTCCCTGTTCGGCAGcttgcag GACAAACTGGCGGAGAGGAAGGCGCTGCTGCTGCAGGCTGTGCAGAG CCAGTATGAGGAGAAGGACAAGGCCTTCAAGGTGCAGCTCTCCCACCTGGCCACTctgctgcccaccctgcag GTTCACCTGGTCATCTGCTCCtccttcctcagcctggccagcaaggcCGAGTTCCTGGACCTGGGCTAT GagctgatggagaggctgcagggcATCGCCACGCGGCCGCACCGCCTCCGGCCGGCGCAGAGCAGCAAG ATCGTCAGCGACCACCGCGCCGAGTTCGCTCGCTGCCTggagccgctgctgctgccgccgggGCCGCGCCGCGCTGCGGGTGCCGGGGGCGGCCCCAGCCC gctggcaggggtctcAGGCCCCAAGGTGCTGgtgcccagctgcccctccccggTGGGGAAGATGTTGGGGTCCCCGGTCCAGAAGCCCACGCTGCACCGGTCCATCGGCACCAAGGTGCTGCTGGCGGAGGGCGAGGACACGCCCTTCCTGGAGCACTGCCGCCACTATGAGGACTCGTACCGG CGCCTGCAGGCGGAGATGCAGAGCCTGAAGGACCAGGTCCAGGAGCTGCACCGGGACCTCACCAAGCACCACTCGCTCATCAAGGCCGAGATCATGGGAGACATCCTCCGCAAGGCCCTGCAGGTGGACGCGCAGATCGCCTCGGAGTACGCCTCCGTGGAAGGGATGAGAGCAGCCTTCCAGGAG ATGTGGGAGGAGTCCTACCAGCGGGTGGCTAACGAGCAGGAGATTTACGAAG CCCAGCTCTATGACCTCCTCCAGCTGAAGCAGGAGAATGCCTACCTGACCACCATCACCAAGCAGATCACACCCTACATCCGCTCGATTGCCAAGGTGAAGGAGCGGCTGGAGCCCAG GTTCCAGGCGCCCGTGGACGAGGAGTCAGAGCAGCTCCAAGACCTGGGCGACGACAGCGCGAGCGACGAGGCCCAGGCCAG GAGTGACCCAGTGTGTGGGGCGGACAAGAGGGAGAAGACCTCGGAGCCGAGAGGAAACAGCCGGACCCCGCACAGCCTCACGGAAGAGCCTCCCCTGCAGAACAAAGATCCTCATAGACCCAAAGCGAGAAACGGGGGTGACGTCCCCCCACGGAGGGAGCGCCCCACCTAG
- the ICMT gene encoding protein-S-isoprenylcysteine O-methyltransferase — protein sequence MAGCAARAPPGSEARLSLAAFLLGASVLALPLLTRAGLQGRTALVLFVAGLNALLLLLYRPPRYQIAVRACFLGFVFGCGVLLSFSQSSWDHFGWYMCSLSLFHYSEYLVTAVNNPKSLSLDSFLLNHSLEYTVAALSSWIEFTLENLLWPELKQVTWLSATGLLMVVFGECLRKAAMFTAGSNFNHVVQNEKSETHTLVTSGVYAWFRHPSYVGWFYWSIGTQVMLCNPICGVGYALTVWRFFRDRTEEEEISLIHFFGEEYLEYKKRVPTGLPFIKGVKVEL from the exons ATGGCGGGCTGCGCGGCGCGGGCTCCGCCGGGCTCCGAGGCGCGGCTCAGCCTGGCCGCCTTCCTGCTGGGCGCCTCGGTGCTGGCGCTGCCGCTGCTCACGCGCGCCGGCCTGCAGGGCCGCACGGCGCTAGTGCTCTTCGTGGCCGGGCTCAacgcgctgctgctgctgctctacCGGCCGCCGCGCTACCAG ATCGCCGTCCGAGCCTGCTTCCTGGGCTTCGTGTTCGGCTGCGGGGTGCTGCTGAGTTTCAGCCAGTCTTCTTGGGATCACTTCGGCTG GTACATGTGCTCGCTGTCCCTGTTCCACTATTCCGAGTACCTGGTCACGGCCGTCAACAACCCCAAGAGCCTGTCCCTGGACTCCTTCCTCCTGAACCACAGCCTGGAGTACACCGTGGCCGCCCTTTCCTCGTGGATCGAGTTCACCCTGGAGAACCTGCTCTGGCCAG AACTGAAGCAGGTCACCTGGCTCAGCGCCACGGGCCTGCTGATGGTGGTCTTCGGAGAGTGCCTGAGGAAAGCGGCGATGTTTACGGCTGGTTCCAACTTCAACCACGTGGTGCAGAATGAAAAATCAGAAACCCACACTCTGGTGACGAGCGGGGTGTACGCCTGGTTCCGGCACCCTTCTTACGTGGGGTGGTTTTACTGGAGTATCGGAACCCAG GTGATGCTCTGCAACCCCATCTGCGGCGTGGGCTACGCACTGACGGTGTGGCGGTTCTTCCGCGACCGGACGGAAGAGGAGGAGATCTCCCTGATTCACTTCTTCGGCGAGGAGTACCTCGAGTATAAGAAGCGGGTGCCCACGGGCCTGCCTTTCATAAAAGGGGTCAAGGTGGAGCTATGA
- the HES3 gene encoding transcription factor HES-3 has protein sequence MEKQRRARINVSLEQLRLLLEKHYSHQIRKRKLEKADILELSVKYMKSLQSSVQGLWPGRSGAEYPSGSRGCLAGASQLRRRGEDGAGGGLRGPQGPERTAGSTTDSASPRPEAPTRCGPCAPAMWAPNPGAGGSRCPPSRLLLPGGLPCPSTNVPAPQAASRHCAESPGSGLRLWRPW, from the exons ATGGAGAAGCAGCGCCGGGCGCGCATCAACGTGTCGCTGGAGCAGCTCCGGCTGCTGCTGGAGAAGCACTATTCGCACCAG ATCCGGAAACGCAAGTTGGAGAAGGCAGACATCCTGGAGCTGAGCGTCAAGTACATGAAAAGCCTCCAGAGCTCCGTGCAAG ggctcTGGCCCGGCCGCAGCGGCGCCGAGTACCCGTCGGGCTCCCGCGGCTGTCTGGCGGGCGCTAGCCAGCTTCGGCGGCGCGGGGAGGACGGCGCCGGCGGCGGGCTGCGCGGCCCGCAGGGGCCCGAGCGCACGGCGGGCAGCACCACGGACAGCGCCAGTCCCCGCCCGGAGGCGCCCACGCGCTGCGGCCCTTGCGCCCCCGCCATGTGGGCCCCTAATCCGGGCGCCGGCGGCTCGCGGTGCCCGCCatccaggctcctcctccctggcgGTCTCCCCTGCCCGTCCACCAACGTCCCGGCACCGCAGGCGGCGTCTCGTCACTGCGCCGAGAGCCCGGGGTCGGGGTTGCGCCTGTGGCGGCCCTGGTAA